One genomic segment of Sorex araneus isolate mSorAra2 chromosome X, mSorAra2.pri, whole genome shotgun sequence includes these proteins:
- the MED12 gene encoding mediator of RNA polymerase II transcription subunit 12 isoform X5, which yields MAAFGILSYEHRPLKRPRLGPPDVYPQDPKQKEDELTALNVKQGFNNQPAVSGDEHGSAKNVNFNPAKISSNFSSIIAEKLRCNTLPDTGRRKPQVNQKDNFWLVTARSQSAINTWFTDLAGTKPLTQLAKKVPIFSKKEEVFGYLAKYTVPVMRAAWLIKMTCAYYGAISETKVKKRHVVDPFVEWTQIITKYLWEQLQKMAEYYRLGPTGSGGCSSTIGPLPHDVEVAIRQWDYNEKLAMFMFQDGMLDRHEFLTWVLECFEKIRPGEDELLKLLLPLLLRYSGEFVQSAYLSRRLAYFCTRRLALQLDGVSSHSAHVMSTQSTNTLPSTPAPQPPTSSTPSTPFSDLLMCPQHRPLVFGLSCILQTILLCCPSALVWHYSLTDSRIKTGSPLDHLPIAPSNLPMPEGNSAFTQQVRAKLREIEQQIKERGQAVEVRWSFDKCQEATAGFTIGRVLHTLEVLDSHSFERSDFSNSLDSLCNRIFGLGPSKDGHEISSDDDAVVSLLCEWAVSCKRSGRHRAMVVAKLLEKRQAEIEAERCGESEAADEKGSIASGSLSAPSAPIFQDVLLQFLDTQAPMLTDPRSESERVEFFNLVLLFCELIRHDVFSHNMYTCTLISRGDLAFGAPGPRPPSPFDDPVDDPERKEAEGSSSSKLEDPALSESMDIDPSSSVLFEDMEKPDFSLFSPTMPCEGKGSPSPEKPTIEKEAKPPPKEKLEGTLGILYDQPRHVQYATHFPIPQEESCSHECNQRLVVLFGVGKQRDDARHAIKKITKDILKVLNRKGTAETDQLAPIVPLNPGDLTFLGGEDGQKRRRNRPEAFPTAEDIFAKFQHLSHYDQHQVTAQVSRNVLEQITSFALGMSYHLPLVQHVQFIFDLMEYSLSISGLIDFAIQLLNELSVVEAELLLKSSDLVGSYTTSLCLCIVAVLRHYHACLILNQDQMAQVFEGLCGVVKHGMNRSDGSSAERCILAYLYDLYTSCSHLKSKFGELFSDFCSKVKNTIYCNVEPSESNMRWAPEFMIDTLENPAAHTFTYTGLGKSLSENPANRYSFVCNALMHVCVGHHDPDRVNDIAILCAELTGYCKSLSAEWLGVLKALCCSSNNGTCGFNDLLCNVDVSDLSFHDSLATFVAILIARQCLLLEDLIRCAAIPSLLNAACSEQDSEPGARLTCRILLHLFKTPQLNPCQSDGNKPTVGIRSSCDRHLLAASQNRIVDGAVFAVLKAVFVLGDAELKGSGFTVTGGAEELPEEEGGGGSGGRRQGGRSISVETASLDVYAKYVLRSICQQEWVGERCLKSLCEDSNDLQDPVLSSAQAQRLMQLICYPHRLLDNEDGENPQRQRIKRILQNLDQWTMRQSSLELQLMIKQTPNNEMNSLLENIAKATIEVFQQSAETGSASGNTTGNMPSSSKTKPVLSSLERSGVWLVAPLIAKLPTSVQGHVLKAAGEELEKGQHLGSSSSRKERDRQKQKSMSLLSQQPFLSLVLTCLKGQDEQREGLLTSLYSQVHQIVNNWRDDQYLDDCKPKQLMHEALKLRLNLVGGMFDTVQRSTQQTTEWAVLLLEIIISGTVDMQSNNELFTTVLDMLSVLINGTLAADMSSISQGSMEENKRAYMNLVKKLRKELAERQSDSLEKVYQLLPLPKPTRDVITCEPQGSLIDTKGNKIAGFDSIFKKEGLQVSTKQKISPWDLFEGLKPSAPLSWGWFGTVRVDRRVARGEEQQRLLLYHTHLRPRPRAYYLEPLPLPPEDEEPPVPTLLEPEKKAPEPPKTDKPGAAPPSTEERKKKSTKGKKRSQAAAKTELQPTQLPPLPFTQDYGMGPGRSGPYGVTVPADLLHHANPSSMPHLNYRQGSLGLYAQNQPLPAGGPRVDPYRPVRLPMQKLPTRPPYPGVLPATMTGVMGLEPSSYKTSVYRQQQPAVPQGQRLRQQLQSQGMLGQSSVHQMTPSSSYGLQTTQGYTPYVSHVGLQQHAGPAGTMVPPNYSSQPYQSTHPSTNPTLVDPTRHLQQRPSGYVHQQAPAYGHGLTSAQRFSHQTLQQAPMIGTMTPLSAQGVQATVRSTSILPEQQQQQQQQQQQQQQQQQQQQQQQQQQQQQQQQQQYHIRQQQQQQILRQQQQQQQQQQQQQQQQQQAHQQQQQQAAPPQPQPQSQPQFQRQGLQQTQQQQQTAALVRQLQQQLSNTQPQPSTNMFGRY from the exons ATGGCGGCCTTCGGGATCCTGAGCTACGAGCACCGGCCCCTGAAGCGGCCGCGCCTGGGGCCTCCGGACGTGTACCCTCAGGACCCCAAACAGAAGGAG GATGAACTGACGGCCTTAAACGTGAAACAAGGCTTCAATAATCAGCCTGCTGTCTCTGGGGATGAGCATGGCAGTGCCAAGAACGTCAACTTCAATCCTGCCAAG ataagtTCCAACTTCAGCAGCATTATTGCTGAGAAATTACGATGTAACACCCTCCCTGACACTGGTCGCAGGAAACCTCAAGTGAACCAAAAGGACAACTTCTGGCTAGTGACTGCCCGATCCCAGAGTGCCATTAACACCTGGTTCACTGACCTGGCTGGTACCAAGCCACTCACACAACTAGCCAAAAAG GTCCCCATTTTCAGTAAGAAGGAAGAAGTGTTCGGGTACTTAGCCAAATACACAGTACCTGTGATGCGGGCCGCCTGGCTCATTAAGATGACATGTGCCTACTATGGAGCGATCTCAGAGACCAAGGTTAAGAAGAGACACGTTGTTGACCCTTTTGTGG AATGGACTCAGATCATCACTAAGTACTTATGGGAGCAGCTACAGAAAATGGCAGAGTACTACCGGCTTGGTCCTACAGGAAGCGGGGGCTGTAGTTCCACTATCGGGCCCTTGCCCCATGACGTTGAGGTGGCAATCCGGCAGTGGGACTACAACGAGAAGCTGGCCATGTTCATGTTTCAG GATGGAATGCTGGACAGACATGAGTTCCTGACCTGGGTACTGGAGTGTTTTGAGAAAATCCGCCCTGGAGAGGACGAATTGCTTAAACTTCTGTTGCCCCTACTGCTGCGA TACTCAGGGGAATTTGTTCAGTCCGCATACCTCTCCCGCCGCCTTGCCTACTTCTGCACCCGGAGGCTGGCCCTGCAGCTGGACGGCGTGAGCAGTCACTCAGCACACGTTATGTCCACCCAGTCGACAAACACATTGccctccactccagcccctcagcccccaacGAGCAGCACACCCTCTACGCCCTTCAGTGACCTTCTCATGTGCCCTCAGCACCGGCCCCTGGTGTTTGGCCTCAGCTGTATCCTTCAG ACCATCCTCCTCTGTTGCCCCAGTGCCTTGGTTTGGCACTACTCACTGACGGATAGCCGAATTAAGACTGGCTCCCCGCTTGACCACCTGCCTATTGCCCCCTCCAACCTGCCCATGCCAGAGGGCAACAGTGCCTTCACTCAGCAG GTCCGGGCAAAGTTGCGGGAGATTGAGCAGCAGATCAAAGAGCGAGGACAAGCAGTTGAGGTTCGATGGTCTTTTGATAAGTGCCAGGAAGCGACTGCAG GCTTCACCATTGGACGGGTACTCCATACTCTGGAAGTGCTGGACAGCCATAGTTTTGAGCGCTCCGACTTTAGCAACTCTCTTGACTCTCTTTGTAATCGAATCTTTGGATTGGGGCCTAGCAAGGATGGGCATGAG ATCTCCTCGGACGATGATGCTGTGGTATCATTACTGTGTGAATGGGCCGTCAGCTGCAAGCGTTCCGGGCGGCATCGGGCAATGGTGGTAGCCAAGCTGCTGGAGAAGCGACAAGCAGAGATTGAGGCTGAG CGCTGTGGCGAATCAGAAGCTGCGGATGAGAAGGGTTCCATCGCCTCTGGCTCCCTTTCTGCTCCGAGCGCGCCCATTTTCCAGGACGTTCTCCTGCAGTTCCTGGATACCCAAGCCCCGATGCTGA CGGACCCCCGAAGTGAGAGTGAACGGGTGGAGTTCTTTAACTTGGTACTGCTGTTTTGTGAACTGATTCGGCATGATGTTTTCTCCCACAATATGTACACTTGCACCCTCATTTCCCGAGGGGACCTTGCATTTGGAGCGCCTGGGCCTCGGCCTCCCTCGCCCTTTGATGATCCTGTCGATGACCCAGAGCGCAAGGAGGCTGAGGGTAGCAGCAGTAGTAAGCTGGAG GATCCAGCGCTCTCGGAGTCTATGGACATTGACCCTAGCTCTAGTGTACTCTTTGAGGATATGGAGAAGCCCGATTTCTCA CTGTTCTCCCCTACTATGCCCTGTGAGGGGAAGGGCAGCCCGTCCCCTGAGAAACCCACCATTGAGAAGGAGGCCAAGCCTCCGCCCAAGGAGAAGCTGGAGGGGACGCTCGGCATCCTTTACGACCAGCCGCGGCACGTGCAGTATGCCACTCATTTCCCCATCCCCCAG GAGGAGTCGTGCAGCCACGAGTGCAACCAGCGCTTGGTCGTactgtttggggtggggaagcagcgcGATGATGCCCGCCATGCCATCAAGAAAATTACCAAGGATATCCTGAAGGTTCTGAATCGCAAGGGAACGGCGGAAACTG ACCAGCTTGCTCCTATTGTGCCTCTGAATCCTGGAGACCTGACATTCTTAG GTGGGGAGGATGGGCAGAAGCGGCGACGCAACCGGCCGGAAGCCTTCCCTACCGCTGAAGACATCTTTGCTAAGTTCCAACACCTTTCACATTATGACCAGCACCAGGTCACAGCTCAG GTCTCCCGGAATGTTCTGGAGCAGATCACAAGCTTCGCGCTTGGCATGTCATACCACTTGCCTCTGGTACAACACGTGCAATTCATCTTCGACCTCATGGAGTATTCACTCAGCATCAGTGGCCTTATCGACTTTGCCATTCAG CTACTGAATGAATTGAGTGTCGTGGAGGCCGAGTTGCTTCTCAAATCCTCTGATCTGGTGGGCAGCTACACCACCAGCCTGTGCCTGTGCATCGTGGCCGTCCTGCGGCACTATCACGCCTGCCTCATCCTCAACCAGGACCAGATGGCACAGGTCTTTGAGGG GCTCTGCGGAGTGGTAAAGCACGGCATGAACCGCTCCGACGGTTCCTCTGCGGAACGCTGTATCCTTGCTTATCTCTATGATCTGTACACCTCCTGTAGCCATTTAAAGAGCAAATTTGGGGAGCTGTTCAG cGACTTCTGCTCCAAAGTAAAGAATACCATCTACTGCAATGTGGAGCCATCAGAGTCCAACATGCGCTGGGCACCCGAGTTCATGATCGACACGTTGGAGAACCCTGCTGCTCATACATTCACCTACACGGGGTTAGGCAAGAGTCTAAGTGAGAACCCTGCTAACCGCTACAGCTTTGTCTGCAATGCCCTTATGCACGTCTGTGTGGGGCACCATGATCCCGATAG ggTAAATGACATTGCAATCCTGTGTGCGGAGCTGACGGGCTACTGCAAGTCTCTGAGCGCAGAGTGGTTAGGTGTCCTGAAGGCCTTGTGCTGCTCCTCCAACAATGGCACTTGTGGCTTCAACGACCTCCTCTGCAATGTAGAT GTCAGCGACCTGTCTTTTCACGACTCCCTGGCTACCTTTGTTGCTATCCTCATTGCGCGACAGTGTTTGCTCCTGGAAGACCTGATTCGTTGTGCTGCCATCCCTTCGTTGCTTAATGCTG CTTGCAGTGAACAGGACTCTGAACCGGGGGCCCGACTCACCTGCCGTATCCTCCTGCACCTCTTCAAGACCCCTCAGCTCAACCCTTGCCAGTCAGATGGAA ACAAGCCTACGGTAGGAATTCGCTCCTCCTGTGACCGCCACCTGCTGGCTGCCTCCCAGAACCGCATCGTGGACGGAGCTGTGTTTGCTGTTCTCAAGGCGGTGTTTGTGCTTG GGGATGCAGAACTGAAGGGTTCAGGCTTCACTGTGACGGGCGGAGCCGAAGAACTTCccgaggaggagggaggaggtggcagtGGTGGTCGGAGGCAAGGTGGCCGCAGCATCTCTGTGGAGACAGCCAGTCTGGATGTCTATGCCAAGTACGTGCTCCGCAGCATCTGCCAGCAG GAATGGGTAGGAGAACGTTGCCTTAAATCACTGTGCGAGGACAGCAATGACCTCCAAGACCCAGTATTGAGCAGTGCCCAGGCCCAGCGCCTGATGCAGCTCATCTGCTATCCTCATCGGCTGCTGGACAACGAGGATGGGGAAAACCCCCAGCGGCAACGCATCAAACGCATTCTCCAG AACTTGGACCAGTGGACCATGCGCCAGTCTTCCTTGGAGCTGCAGCTCATGATCAAACAGACCCCGAACAAT GAAATGAACTCCCTCTTAGAGAACATTGCCAAGGCCACCATTGAGGTTTTCCAGCAGTCCGCGGAGACAGGATCGGCTTCTGGAAACACCACGGGAAACATGCCGAGCAGCAGCAAGACCAAGCCTGTGCTCAG TTCTCTAGAGCGATCAGGTGTCTGGCTGGTGGCCCCTCTCATTGCTAAGCTACCCACCTCCGTCCAAGGACATGTGCTGAAGGCCGCTGGGGAGGAACTTGAGAAAGGCCAGcatctgggttcctcttcctCCCGAAAAGAACGTGATAGACAGAAGCAGAAGAG CATGTCCCTGTTGAGCCAGCAGCCCTTCTTATCCCTGGTGCTGACGTGTCTGAAAGGGCAGGATGAGCAGCGGGAGGGCCTGCTCACCTCTCTCTACAGCCAGGTGCACCAG ATTGTGAATAATTGGCGGGATGACCAGTACTTAGACGACTGCAAACCCAAACAGCTAATGCACGAGGCACTCAAACTACGGCTCAACCTG GTGGGAGGCATGTTCGACACGGTGCAGCGAAGCACCCAGCAGACGACCGAGTGGGCCGTGCTGCTCCTGGAGATCATCATCAGCGGCACCGTGGACATGCAGTCCAACAA CGAGCTCTTCACGACCGTCTTGGACATGCTAAGTGTGCTCATCAACGGGACCCTGGCCGCAGACATGTCCAGCATCTCGCAGGGCAGCATGGAGGAGAACAAGCGCGCCTACATGAACCTAGTGAAGAAGCTGCGG AAAGAGTTAGCAGAGCGCCAGTCCGACAGCCTGGAGAAGGTTTATCAACTGCTGCCACTGCCCAAGCCAACTCGAGATGTCATCACCTGTGAGCCGCAGGGCTCCCTCATTGACACCAAGGGCAACAAGATTGCCGGCTTTGACTCCATCTTCAAGAAGGAG GGTCTCCAGGTTTCCACCAAACAGAAGATCTCTCCCTGGGATCTTTTCGAGGGGCTGAAGCCGTCGGCACCCCTCTCGTGGGGCTGGTTCGGGACTGTCCGTGTGGACCGCAGGGTGGCCCGTGGGGAGGAGCAGCAGCGGCTGCTGCTGTATCACACGCACCTGAGGCCCCGGCCCCGAGCCTATTACCTGGAGCCGCTGCCACTGCCACCAGAGGATGAAGAGCCCCCCGTGCCCACCCTGCTGGAGCCAGAGAAAAAGGCTCCAGAGCCCCCCAAAACTGATAAGCCTGGCGCTGCTCCACCTAGTACCGAGGAACGCAAGAAAAAATCCACCAAGGGCAAGAAACGCAGTCAGGCAGCTGCCAAGACAGAG cTGCAGCCCACTCAGCTTCCTCCTCTGCCCTTCACACAGGACTATGGCATGGGCCCGGGCCGGAGTGGCCCCTATGGCGTGACAGTGCCCGCAGACCTCTTGCACCATGCTAACCCGAGCTCCATGCCACACCTGAACTACCGGCAGGGTTCCCTAGGCCTGTATGCCCAGAACCAACCACTGCCGGCAG GTGGCCCCCGTGTAGACCCCTACCGCCCTGTGCGATTACCCATGCAGAAGCTGCCAACCCGGCCGCCATATCCCGGCGTGCTGCCTGCAACCATGACTggagtcatggggctggagccctCCTCTTACAAGACCTCGGTGTACCGGCAGCAGCAGCCTGCAGTGCCCCAGGGACAGCGCCTCCGCCAACAGCTCCAG AGTCAGGGGATGTTgggccagtcatctgttcatcaGATGACTCCCAGCTCTTCTTATGGTTTGCAGACTACCCAG ggcTATACTCCTTATGTTTCTCATGTGGGATTGCAGCAACACGCAGGCCCTGCAGGTACCATGGTGCCCCCCAACTACTCCAGCCAACCTTATCAGAGCACCCACCCTTCTACCAATCCTACTCTTGTAGATCCTACTCGCCACCTGCAGCAGCGGCCCAGTGGCTATGTACACCAGCAGGCCCCAGCCTATGGACACGGGCTCACCTCCGCTCAAAG